A stretch of the Kroppenstedtia eburnea genome encodes the following:
- a CDS encoding Tm-1-like ATP-binding domain-containing protein, with translation MAKTIAVIGALDTKGKDYAFVKEAIEARGHRALLIDVGILGEPYIPADIPSEKVAEASGVTLDELRNKGDKSLAMLVMTKGVAKVVKELYVEGRIDAGFSMGGSNGTIIGTAALRALPLGVPKVMVSTVASGDTQPYVGVSDVVMFPSILDVSGVNRFSAQIYANAVGAVCGMVETRVPEIQTRPLITASMFGNTTTAVNQCTELLEEKGYETLVFHATGTGGRTMEALVEKGYISGMLDLTTTELADELGGGVLSAGPDRMAAAAELGLPQVVAPGCLDMINFWGMDSVPEELKDRIIYQWNPNVTLIRTTPEENEQLGRILAQKVNRAQGPAAIFLPLQGVSALDAEGKEFWWPEADAALFEAIKTHIRDDIPVIELDCNINDPQFAEAASQKLLEMMD, from the coding sequence GTGGCCAAAACGATTGCAGTCATCGGTGCATTGGATACCAAAGGCAAGGATTATGCTTTTGTCAAGGAAGCGATCGAAGCCCGGGGACACCGTGCCTTACTGATCGATGTCGGAATTCTGGGCGAGCCTTACATCCCCGCGGATATCCCATCGGAAAAAGTGGCAGAAGCGAGTGGAGTGACTCTGGATGAATTGAGAAACAAAGGGGATAAGTCCTTGGCCATGCTGGTGATGACCAAGGGTGTGGCCAAGGTGGTGAAGGAGCTGTACGTGGAGGGGCGGATTGATGCCGGTTTTTCCATGGGCGGATCCAACGGGACCATCATCGGGACGGCGGCGCTGCGTGCTCTCCCTCTCGGAGTGCCCAAAGTGATGGTGAGCACCGTCGCATCCGGAGATACCCAGCCCTATGTGGGGGTCAGTGATGTGGTGATGTTTCCATCCATCCTGGATGTTTCCGGTGTGAACCGGTTCAGTGCGCAGATCTATGCCAATGCGGTCGGGGCCGTTTGCGGGATGGTGGAAACCCGGGTTCCCGAGATTCAGACCCGACCTTTGATCACGGCATCCATGTTTGGCAACACGACCACGGCAGTCAACCAATGTACTGAATTATTGGAAGAGAAAGGCTACGAAACGCTTGTTTTCCACGCCACCGGCACCGGTGGTCGCACGATGGAAGCCCTGGTGGAAAAGGGGTACATCTCCGGTATGCTGGATCTGACCACGACGGAGCTCGCCGATGAGTTGGGGGGCGGTGTACTGTCAGCGGGCCCTGACCGGATGGCGGCGGCGGCAGAGTTGGGGTTGCCCCAGGTGGTGGCTCCCGGTTGTCTGGATATGATCAACTTTTGGGGAATGGACAGTGTTCCGGAGGAATTGAAAGACCGGATCATTTATCAGTGGAATCCCAATGTCACCTTGATCCGGACCACTCCTGAGGAGAATGAACAGTTGGGCCGGATCCTGGCCCAAAAGGTGAACCGGGCCCAGGGGCCGGCGGCGATTTTTCTGCCTTTGCAAGGGGTCTCCGCCCTGGATGCCGAAGGGAAAGAGTTTTGGTGGCCGGAAGCCGACGCCGCCCTCTTTGAAGCGATTAAAACCCATATCCGGGACGACATCCCCGTCATTGAATTGGATTGTAACATCAACGATCCCCAGTTTGCCGAGGCAGCCTCGCAAAAATTGTTGGAAATGATGGACTGA
- a CDS encoding tetratricopeptide repeat protein — translation MAGSTAAKAESVHTEARTSDVEVLARTDSDVGQQYELARTKVRKRRFAEALAALEELKMADPFHVKGHLLRAQTLQALGRMTESRSLFEEILSQYPDYSEAYREYGCFLLSEGAPEAAQAHLLKGLTLNPQDAFAHALLAEVYALTGRKEQAFLHLEIASRFRTEEIRYFEVYARVLSRLEELTEEVHFLKEAVFTHADNRIAKAHFKKAMRAQRREKKGLPVFMRFLRVRS, via the coding sequence ATGGCTGGAAGCACGGCAGCAAAAGCGGAAAGCGTGCATACGGAAGCCCGGACATCGGATGTCGAGGTGTTGGCAAGGACGGATTCCGATGTGGGGCAACAGTACGAACTTGCCCGCACAAAAGTGAGAAAAAGGCGATTTGCTGAAGCGCTGGCGGCTCTGGAAGAGTTGAAGATGGCGGATCCCTTCCATGTCAAAGGGCATCTGCTCCGGGCACAGACATTGCAGGCACTGGGTCGGATGACGGAATCCCGGTCCCTTTTTGAAGAAATTTTGTCGCAATATCCCGATTACAGCGAGGCTTACCGGGAATACGGCTGTTTTTTGCTGTCGGAAGGTGCACCGGAGGCTGCACAGGCTCATCTGTTGAAAGGTTTGACTCTCAATCCGCAGGATGCCTTTGCTCATGCACTTCTGGCGGAGGTTTATGCTCTGACGGGGCGTAAGGAACAGGCTTTTCTCCATCTGGAAATTGCATCCCGCTTTCGAACGGAAGAGATCCGCTATTTTGAAGTATATGCCCGGGTGTTGTCCCGTTTGGAGGAATTGACGGAAGAAGTCCACTTTTTAAAAGAAGCTGTTTTCACTCATGCGGACAACCGCATTGCCAAGGCACACTTTAAGAAGGCGATGCGGGCACAACGTCGGGAAAAAAAGGGATTGCCTGTTTTTATGCGTTTTTTGAGAGTCCGTTCCTGA